Proteins encoded together in one Kutzneria kofuensis window:
- a CDS encoding lysylphosphatidylglycerol synthase transmembrane domain-containing protein produces MMRAIWPWLKIVAGAAVIGILFWRLGTGAFVDGLREINLWGVAAALGIGFLTTLFSAWRWCVVADGLGLKLSLRTAVADYYRALFINAVLPGGVLGDVHRAVQNGHDTGDVGRGVRAVVLERTGGQLAILGVGVGVLLTDPTLIARVIGDIVPAPAAIVVGVLIVVAAGVVLATSSRLPRWREAIARTMVDIRRSLLSRQSWPAVVVLSAATLAGHLTLFVVAARSAGSTASIGQLLPLLVLALIAMGLPINVGGWGPREGVAALAFAAAGLGATQGVTTAVVYGVLTLISSLPGAAVLVLQRVHRPTATVTVERTAPEPVTVIAEPIVRRKVQPQAA; encoded by the coding sequence ATGATGCGCGCGATCTGGCCCTGGCTGAAGATCGTCGCCGGCGCGGCCGTCATCGGCATCCTGTTCTGGCGGCTGGGCACCGGGGCCTTTGTGGACGGTCTCCGCGAGATCAACCTGTGGGGCGTCGCCGCCGCGCTCGGCATCGGCTTCCTCACCACGCTGTTCAGCGCCTGGCGCTGGTGCGTCGTCGCCGACGGCCTGGGGCTGAAGCTGTCCCTGCGCACCGCGGTCGCCGACTACTACCGTGCGCTGTTCATCAACGCCGTGCTTCCCGGCGGTGTGCTCGGCGACGTGCATCGCGCCGTGCAGAACGGTCACGACACCGGTGACGTCGGCCGTGGCGTGCGGGCGGTCGTGCTGGAGCGGACCGGCGGCCAGCTGGCGATCCTCGGCGTCGGCGTCGGCGTGCTGCTCACCGATCCCACGTTGATCGCCCGGGTCATCGGGGACATCGTGCCCGCGCCGGCCGCGATCGTCGTCGGCGTCCTGATCGTCGTCGCCGCCGGCGTCGTGCTGGCCACGTCCTCCCGCCTGCCGCGCTGGCGGGAGGCCATCGCCAGGACGATGGTCGACATCCGCCGCAGCCTGCTGAGCCGCCAGTCGTGGCCGGCCGTCGTGGTGCTGTCGGCCGCGACGCTGGCCGGGCATCTCACGCTGTTCGTCGTCGCCGCGCGGTCCGCCGGCTCCACCGCGTCGATCGGCCAGCTGCTGCCGCTGCTGGTGTTGGCGCTGATCGCGATGGGTCTGCCGATCAACGTCGGCGGCTGGGGCCCGCGCGAGGGTGTCGCCGCGCTCGCCTTCGCCGCCGCCGGGCTCGGTGCCACGCAGGGCGTCACCACCGCCGTTGTCTACGGGGTGCTGACGCTGATCTCCAGCCTGCCCGGCGCCGCCGTGCTCGTGCTGCAACGCGTGCACCGCCCGACCGCCACGGTCACCGTCGAACGGACCGCGCCGGAACCGGTCACGGTCATCGCCGAGCCGATCGTCCGCCGGAAGGTGCAGCCGCAGGCCGCCTGA
- a CDS encoding SAM-dependent methyltransferase: MGGNLEQPGQSVDAGDAEFTPEWLTLREPVDAAARSAELVDRLVRLFAGRDRLVIRDLGCGTGSLGRWLSPLLPNPQHWIMQDREPDLLRHVYMDVTSTAPVTVETRLGDLGGVTAADLAGTSLVTASALLDILTAGEVDRLAAACVDARVPALFTLSVLGEVELSPAEPFDAEIAAAFNDHQRRVQDGRRLLGPDAPAAIVESFEKRGAAVQVAPSPWRLGEENADLTAEWLRGWVGAAVEQRPELTAEAASYLRQRLDAVEAGRLRGTVGHVDVLAVPA, translated from the coding sequence GTGGGCGGAAACCTCGAACAGCCTGGCCAGAGTGTTGACGCAGGTGACGCGGAGTTCACCCCCGAGTGGCTGACGCTGCGTGAGCCGGTCGACGCGGCGGCCCGGTCCGCCGAACTCGTCGACCGCCTGGTCCGGCTCTTCGCCGGCCGGGACCGGCTCGTCATCCGCGATCTGGGCTGCGGAACCGGCTCGCTGGGCCGCTGGCTGAGCCCGCTGCTGCCGAATCCGCAGCACTGGATCATGCAGGACCGTGAACCAGATCTGCTGAGGCACGTGTATATGGATGTGACCTCCACAGCTCCCGTCACGGTCGAGACCCGGTTGGGTGATCTCGGCGGCGTCACCGCCGCCGACCTCGCCGGCACCTCGCTGGTGACCGCATCCGCCCTGCTCGACATCCTCACCGCCGGGGAAGTCGACCGGCTCGCCGCGGCGTGCGTCGACGCCCGCGTGCCCGCGCTCTTCACGCTTTCCGTGCTCGGCGAGGTCGAGCTGTCCCCCGCCGAGCCGTTCGACGCCGAGATCGCCGCGGCGTTCAACGATCACCAGCGCCGCGTCCAGGACGGTCGTCGGCTGCTCGGTCCGGACGCCCCCGCGGCGATCGTCGAGTCGTTCGAGAAGCGCGGCGCCGCCGTGCAGGTCGCGCCGAGCCCGTGGCGGCTGGGCGAGGAGAACGCCGACCTGACCGCCGAGTGGTTGCGGGGCTGGGTCGGCGCCGCCGTCGAGCAGCGCCCGGAACTGACCGCCGAAGCCGCGAGCTACCTGCGGCAGCGTCTCGACGCGGTCGAGGCGGGTCGGCTGCGCGGCACCGTCGGGCACGTCGACGTGCTGGCGGTGCCGGCATGA
- a CDS encoding 6-pyruvoyl trahydropterin synthase family protein, whose amino-acid sequence MFSITVRDHIMVAHSFKGEVFGPAQRLHGATFVVDATFRRAELDDDNIVVDIGLASQQLGELLGELNYRNLDEEPAFAGINTSTEFLAKVIADRLADRVHAGALGPSASGLSGISVALHESHNAWASYERSL is encoded by the coding sequence TTGTTCAGCATCACCGTCCGTGACCACATCATGGTCGCGCACAGCTTCAAGGGCGAGGTGTTCGGGCCGGCCCAGCGGCTGCACGGCGCGACGTTCGTGGTGGACGCGACGTTCCGGCGGGCCGAGCTGGACGACGACAACATCGTGGTGGACATCGGCCTGGCCAGCCAGCAGCTGGGCGAACTGCTCGGCGAGCTGAACTACCGGAACCTGGACGAGGAGCCGGCCTTCGCCGGCATCAACACCTCGACCGAGTTCCTGGCCAAGGTCATCGCCGACCGGCTGGCCGACCGCGTGCACGCCGGCGCCCTGGGCCCGTCGGCGAGCGGCCTGTCCGGCATCTCCGTCGCACTGCACGAGTCGCACAACGCCTGGGCCAGTTACGAGCGTTCACTGTGA
- a CDS encoding long-chain-fatty-acid--CoA ligase: MIAASHPDVAAATAAGSMALANQLARAARIFPDRVALQLDECRRTYTELDRRVNRLARALRERGVHAGDRVAVLATNHIETAEAFYAILRLGAIAVPINFRLVASEVAYILHDCTACLLIVDDLTAPLADAALSEVDCVRSTLRIGPEFEAAMAVEPDDSLDIVVPEQDPAFIMYTSGTTGRPKGAVLTHRNLYMALMLQRIAAGGKCPDGEVVLLGVPMFHIAGMGTALGRLLGGDRIVIYSGAAFDPAAVVDLLEREQVTHTFFVPSQWQAICAVPGIKQRNLVLSNITWGASPASPSTLQALADTFPAAAAFTAFGQTETCATVCLLRAEDAVRKRGSVGTPIPGIEVRIVDDEMRDVKPGEVGEIVYRGPVITPGYWGRPEATAEAFAGGWFHSGDLCRADEDGFIWVVDRKKDMIISGGENIYCAEVEAVIDSHPKVGDVAVIGARHEKWVQTPVAVVTAVDPADPPTLDDVVEHCRDRLASFKKPTALIVVDSLPRTATGKVQKFELRKRYGG, from the coding sequence ATGATCGCTGCATCGCATCCGGACGTCGCCGCCGCCACCGCGGCCGGCAGCATGGCGCTGGCCAACCAGCTGGCCCGCGCCGCGCGGATCTTCCCGGACCGGGTCGCGCTCCAGCTCGACGAGTGCCGTCGCACCTACACCGAGCTGGACCGCCGCGTCAATCGGCTGGCCAGGGCGTTGCGTGAACGCGGCGTGCACGCCGGCGACCGGGTCGCGGTGCTCGCCACCAACCACATCGAGACCGCCGAGGCGTTCTACGCGATCCTGCGGCTCGGCGCGATCGCCGTGCCGATCAACTTCCGTTTGGTGGCAAGCGAAGTCGCCTACATCCTGCACGACTGCACGGCGTGCCTGCTGATCGTGGACGACCTGACCGCGCCGCTGGCCGACGCCGCGCTGTCCGAAGTGGACTGCGTGCGGTCGACACTGCGGATCGGCCCCGAGTTCGAGGCGGCGATGGCCGTCGAACCGGACGACTCGCTGGACATCGTCGTGCCGGAACAGGATCCGGCGTTCATCATGTACACCTCCGGCACCACCGGCCGTCCCAAGGGCGCGGTGCTGACGCACCGGAACCTCTACATGGCGCTGATGCTGCAACGGATCGCGGCCGGCGGCAAGTGTCCGGACGGCGAGGTCGTGCTGCTCGGCGTGCCGATGTTCCACATCGCCGGCATGGGCACCGCGCTCGGCCGGCTGCTCGGCGGCGACCGGATCGTGATCTACTCGGGTGCCGCCTTCGACCCCGCTGCGGTCGTGGACCTGTTGGAGCGGGAACAGGTCACCCACACCTTCTTCGTGCCGAGCCAATGGCAGGCGATCTGCGCGGTGCCGGGTATCAAGCAGCGAAACCTGGTGCTGAGCAACATAACCTGGGGCGCATCGCCCGCTTCGCCGTCCACGTTGCAGGCGCTGGCGGACACCTTCCCGGCTGCGGCCGCGTTCACGGCCTTCGGTCAGACGGAGACGTGCGCGACGGTCTGCCTGCTGCGCGCCGAGGACGCCGTGCGCAAGCGCGGCTCGGTCGGCACGCCGATTCCGGGCATCGAGGTGCGCATCGTCGACGACGAGATGCGTGACGTGAAACCGGGCGAGGTCGGCGAGATCGTCTACCGAGGCCCGGTGATCACGCCGGGTTACTGGGGCAGGCCCGAGGCGACCGCGGAGGCGTTCGCCGGCGGCTGGTTCCACTCCGGCGACCTGTGCCGGGCCGACGAGGACGGCTTCATCTGGGTGGTCGACCGGAAGAAGGACATGATCATCTCCGGTGGTGAGAACATCTACTGCGCCGAGGTGGAGGCGGTCATCGACAGCCATCCCAAGGTCGGCGATGTCGCCGTCATCGGTGCGCGGCACGAGAAGTGGGTGCAGACGCCCGTCGCCGTCGTCACGGCTGTCGACCCGGCGGACCCGCCGACGCTGGACGATGTGGTCGAGCACTGCCGGGACCGGCTCGCGTCGTTCAAGAAGCCGACGGCGCTGATCGTCGTCGACAGCCTGCCCCGGACGGCCACCGGCAAGGTGCAGAAGTTCGAGCTGCGCAAGCGTTACGGCGGTTAG
- a CDS encoding histidine phosphatase family protein, producing the protein MARLLLVRHGESDHTLRGPEGLTSAGRRQAAALADRLAAEERGPVAVYSSTEVRAIETAAVISDRLGVTPTRDCGLCTWHTPPEATGLTSAEFQQRFGIEGGGVFRPFETGNEAWADLVTRVSRTLLELAARHRDETVIAVGHTETVEASFAVFGNQPLLRDFDVAVAPASITEWTTDGDPTAWPPPRWTLHRLSA; encoded by the coding sequence ATGGCCCGACTGCTGCTGGTCCGGCACGGCGAATCCGACCACACGCTGCGTGGCCCGGAGGGCCTCACCTCGGCCGGCCGGCGCCAGGCCGCCGCGCTGGCCGACCGCCTCGCGGCCGAGGAACGCGGACCCGTCGCGGTCTACTCGTCGACGGAGGTAAGGGCGATCGAGACAGCGGCGGTGATCTCCGACCGGCTCGGCGTGACACCGACGCGGGACTGCGGCCTCTGCACGTGGCACACGCCGCCGGAGGCGACCGGCCTGACGTCGGCGGAGTTCCAACAACGCTTCGGGATCGAGGGCGGCGGTGTGTTCCGGCCGTTCGAGACCGGGAACGAGGCGTGGGCGGACCTCGTCACCAGGGTGAGCCGCACGCTGCTCGAACTGGCGGCGCGGCATCGTGACGAGACGGTGATCGCCGTCGGCCACACGGAAACCGTCGAAGCGTCGTTCGCGGTGTTCGGCAACCAGCCGCTGCTCCGCGACTTCGACGTGGCCGTCGCGCCGGCCTCGATCACGGAGTGGACCACCGACGGCGACCCGACGGCGTGGCCGCCGCCGCGCTGGACGTTGCACCGCCTCTCGGCCTGA
- a CDS encoding MFS transporter, with protein MADVSRIRLGAVYAGATIGPLAGGLVAPMLPELSESLRTSVTDVASSVTVYFIPFAVLQLVSGTLGERWGLRRTVRAAYLVFVVASLGCMVAPNLGVFLAGRAVLGAANAFTSPLLLASLGDLVPRERLGRAVGMYASCMSGGQSFSPLIGGLAAGVDWRLGFAVVAAVSAMLAFAPPLGEPRPGTEAPPWRPLLSPRMGLLSTSALVSFLGSAGLPFLVALYAHDFLAASPEMAGVALVGFGLAGLVLGPVWGTVCDRIGGRAVGVIGALAGTGLVAVIGLTGSLLSLALWWTVAGAASSMLTVSLQNLTMSAVPGNRAGAVSVVSGFRFAGSALAPTAWLPVYHNGSTIAFVAAGSSQLIAAAALLCLRGRDDPAAVR; from the coding sequence ATGGCGGACGTGAGCAGGATTCGGCTTGGGGCGGTGTATGCCGGGGCGACGATCGGGCCGCTGGCGGGTGGGCTGGTCGCGCCGATGCTGCCGGAGTTGAGCGAGTCGCTGCGCACGTCGGTGACGGATGTGGCCAGCTCGGTGACCGTGTACTTCATCCCGTTCGCGGTGCTGCAACTGGTGTCGGGGACGCTGGGTGAGAGGTGGGGGCTGCGGCGGACGGTGAGGGCGGCGTACCTGGTGTTCGTGGTGGCGTCGCTGGGCTGCATGGTGGCGCCGAATCTGGGGGTGTTCCTGGCGGGAAGGGCGGTTCTGGGCGCGGCGAACGCGTTCACGTCGCCGTTGTTGCTGGCGAGCCTGGGAGACCTGGTGCCCAGGGAGCGCCTGGGCCGAGCGGTGGGGATGTACGCGAGCTGCATGTCGGGCGGGCAGTCGTTCTCGCCGCTGATCGGAGGCCTGGCGGCGGGAGTGGACTGGCGGCTCGGGTTCGCGGTGGTGGCGGCGGTGTCGGCGATGTTGGCGTTCGCGCCGCCGCTGGGCGAACCGAGGCCAGGGACGGAGGCGCCGCCATGGCGACCGTTGTTGAGCCCGAGGATGGGCCTGCTCTCGACCAGCGCCCTGGTGTCGTTCCTCGGCAGCGCGGGCCTGCCCTTCCTGGTGGCGTTGTACGCGCACGACTTTCTGGCGGCCTCGCCGGAGATGGCGGGTGTGGCGCTGGTCGGGTTCGGCCTGGCGGGCCTGGTGTTGGGGCCGGTATGGGGCACGGTGTGCGATCGGATCGGCGGCAGAGCGGTGGGGGTGATCGGCGCGCTGGCCGGAACGGGGCTGGTGGCGGTGATCGGGTTGACGGGCTCACTGTTGTCGCTGGCGCTGTGGTGGACGGTGGCGGGAGCGGCGTCGAGCATGCTGACGGTGTCGTTGCAGAACCTGACGATGAGCGCGGTGCCGGGCAACCGGGCGGGGGCGGTCTCGGTGGTGTCGGGCTTCCGGTTCGCGGGCAGCGCGTTGGCGCCGACGGCATGGCTTCCCGTGTACCACAACGGCTCCACAATCGCCTTTGTCGCCGCCGGGAGCAGCCAGCTGATCGCGGCGGCTGCGTTACTCTGCCTTCGTGGCCGAGACGATCCTGCCGCGGTACGGTGA
- a CDS encoding glycosyltransferase family 4 protein has protein sequence MNSVHMVFPAQVADVAAPSGGNVYDRRVSRGLSSLGWNVDEILVGGDWPRPDAAARAKLRTALDNFDSGEVVLVDGLVACGVPEIVVPAARRLRVVVLVHLRLAAETGLSPVDRDDLDRREREVLHAAHSVVATSPWAARELAQHHDLPVNRVHSVDPGVDRSPLARGTDGASRLLCVASVTPRKGHDLLLDALLTIDDLDWHLVCVGALHHAPEHVTQLRTRLKTSSACEKVDFVGPQHGDELEQSYDAADLFVLASRAETYGMVVTEALARGIPVLATNVDPLPQTVGLAPDGSMPGLLVPPDGLATALRSWLTESDLRRRLRTSARDRRGMLKGWAETSNSLARVLTQVTRSSPPSG, from the coding sequence GTGAACTCGGTTCACATGGTTTTTCCCGCCCAGGTCGCCGACGTTGCCGCCCCCAGCGGCGGCAACGTCTACGACCGGCGGGTGAGTCGCGGCTTGTCGTCGCTCGGCTGGAATGTCGACGAAATTCTGGTCGGCGGCGACTGGCCACGGCCCGACGCGGCGGCGCGGGCGAAGTTGCGGACCGCGCTCGACAATTTCGATTCCGGCGAAGTTGTGCTCGTCGACGGTTTGGTGGCGTGCGGCGTCCCGGAGATTGTTGTGCCGGCGGCCCGTCGACTGCGCGTCGTTGTGCTCGTCCACCTTCGGCTGGCGGCGGAGACCGGTTTGTCGCCGGTCGACCGCGACGACCTCGACCGCCGCGAACGAGAAGTCCTCCACGCGGCGCACTCGGTCGTCGCCACCAGCCCGTGGGCCGCCCGTGAACTGGCGCAACACCACGATTTGCCTGTGAATCGGGTTCACAGCGTCGACCCGGGTGTCGACCGTTCACCGCTGGCCCGCGGCACGGACGGCGCCTCGCGACTGCTCTGCGTTGCGTCGGTGACCCCACGCAAGGGCCACGACCTGCTTCTCGACGCATTGCTCACGATCGACGATCTCGACTGGCACCTCGTCTGCGTCGGAGCGCTCCACCACGCGCCGGAACACGTCACGCAGTTGCGGACTCGGTTGAAAACCAGCAGTGCGTGCGAAAAGGTCGACTTCGTCGGTCCGCAGCACGGCGACGAACTCGAGCAGAGCTACGACGCCGCCGATCTGTTCGTGCTCGCCTCCCGTGCGGAGACATACGGGATGGTCGTCACCGAAGCGTTGGCCCGTGGCATCCCCGTTCTCGCGACAAATGTCGACCCACTGCCGCAGACCGTCGGCCTGGCGCCGGACGGCAGCATGCCCGGGCTGCTCGTCCCCCCGGACGGGTTGGCGACCGCGCTCCGTAGTTGGCTAACGGAGTCTGACCTGCGGCGACGGCTGCGGACTTCGGCCCGTGACCGCCGTGGCATGCTGAAGGGGTGGGCGGAAACCTCGAACAGCCTGGCCAGAGTGTTGACGCAGGTGACGCGGAGTTCACCCCCGAGTGGCTGA
- a CDS encoding zinc-dependent alcohol dehydrogenase — translation MDLTAHAFWLLRPGEGEIRPVQLTPPGPGEVLVRALFSGVSRGTETLVFRGGVPASQHDLMRAPFQDGDFPAPVKYGYLSVGVVEAGEPDLVGRTVFCLYPHQTRYVVPVSAVTVVPDSVPSARAVLAGTVETAVNAVWDAAPLLGDRIAVIGAGMVGCSVAAVLAKFPGVRVQLVDVDAARASVASALGVEFVSPDDAAGDCDLVVHASATSAGLTRALELLTPEGTVVELSWYGDKQVSVPLGEFFHSRRLVVRSSQVGTIPPARRGRHTYASRLALSLNLLADPVFDALITGSSDFTELPTVMPQLADGRLPALCHRIVYPSGG, via the coding sequence ATGGACCTGACCGCACACGCGTTCTGGCTGCTACGCCCGGGTGAGGGCGAGATCCGTCCGGTGCAGCTGACCCCACCCGGCCCCGGCGAGGTGCTGGTCAGGGCGCTGTTCTCGGGTGTCAGCCGCGGCACCGAGACGCTGGTGTTCCGTGGCGGCGTGCCCGCCAGCCAGCACGACCTCATGCGAGCCCCGTTCCAGGACGGCGACTTCCCCGCCCCGGTCAAGTACGGCTACCTCAGCGTCGGCGTCGTCGAGGCCGGCGAGCCGGACCTGGTCGGGCGGACGGTGTTTTGTCTGTATCCCCATCAGACACGGTACGTCGTCCCGGTGTCGGCGGTGACCGTCGTGCCCGACTCCGTGCCGTCTGCGCGCGCGGTGCTGGCCGGGACGGTGGAGACGGCCGTCAACGCCGTGTGGGACGCCGCTCCCCTGCTCGGCGACCGGATCGCGGTCATCGGCGCCGGGATGGTCGGGTGTTCGGTCGCCGCCGTGCTGGCCAAGTTCCCGGGGGTGCGGGTGCAGCTCGTGGACGTCGACGCCGCGCGGGCGTCGGTGGCCTCCGCGTTGGGCGTGGAGTTCGTGTCGCCGGACGACGCGGCCGGCGACTGCGACCTGGTCGTGCACGCCAGCGCGACGTCGGCGGGGCTGACCCGGGCGCTCGAGCTGCTCACGCCGGAGGGCACGGTGGTGGAGCTGTCCTGGTACGGCGACAAGCAGGTCAGCGTCCCACTCGGGGAGTTCTTCCACTCCCGGCGGCTGGTCGTGCGGAGCAGCCAGGTCGGCACCATTCCGCCGGCGCGGCGGGGCCGGCACACCTATGCCAGCCGACTCGCGCTGTCGCTGAACCTGCTGGCCGACCCGGTCTTCGACGCCCTGATCACCGGTTCCAGCGACTTCACCGAACTGCCCACCGTCATGCCGCAGCTGGCCGACGGCCGGCTGCCGGCGCTGTGTCACCGCATCGTTTACCCGTCAGGAGGATGA
- a CDS encoding CDP-alcohol phosphatidyltransferase family protein, which yields MTTHIRHVSTATPGVVAGLGAQLVLLTLLWAALRIGPSALAAGTACAVVTCATLGYALHRSRARTFGQANWVTLFRATLVGGVTALVADGLMHGPATPAIVALSVVALVLDGVDGQVARRTGTATAVGARFDMEVDAFLILVLSVFVAESLGPWVLVIGGMRYAFVAASWILPWLKGALPPSFARKTVAAAQGVLLVVAASGLLPTVASVGVVGIALASLVWSFGRDVIWLWRNR from the coding sequence GTGACCACTCATATTCGGCACGTATCGACGGCGACACCCGGCGTGGTCGCTGGGCTCGGCGCGCAGCTGGTGTTGCTGACCCTGCTGTGGGCGGCGCTGCGGATCGGCCCGAGCGCGTTGGCGGCCGGCACCGCCTGCGCCGTGGTGACGTGCGCAACCCTCGGTTATGCCCTGCACCGGTCGCGGGCCAGGACGTTCGGCCAGGCCAACTGGGTCACCCTGTTCCGGGCCACGCTGGTCGGCGGCGTCACCGCACTGGTCGCCGACGGCCTCATGCACGGCCCCGCGACGCCCGCCATCGTGGCGCTGTCCGTGGTGGCGCTGGTCCTCGACGGCGTCGACGGGCAGGTGGCCCGCCGCACCGGCACCGCCACCGCTGTCGGGGCGCGGTTCGACATGGAGGTCGACGCGTTCCTGATCCTCGTGCTGAGCGTATTCGTCGCCGAGTCGCTGGGGCCGTGGGTGCTGGTCATCGGCGGGATGCGGTACGCGTTCGTCGCGGCCAGCTGGATCCTGCCCTGGCTGAAGGGCGCGCTGCCGCCGAGCTTCGCCCGCAAGACCGTCGCCGCCGCGCAGGGGGTGCTGCTCGTGGTCGCGGCTTCCGGCCTGCTGCCGACCGTCGCGTCGGTCGGGGTGGTGGGGATCGCGCTGGCGTCGCTGGTGTGGTCGTTCGGCCGGGACGTGATCTGGTTGTGGCGCAACCGGTAG
- a CDS encoding LacI family DNA-binding transcriptional regulator, whose amino-acid sequence MVTIVDVARAAGVAPSTVSYVISGKRRISPTTRRRVEQCIRDLGYHPNAGARALASSRTNVLALAVPLRTDLNLSVIMQFVSSVVTSAREHDLDLLLLTKDDGPAELRRVASSAIADALIVMDVESSDGRIPMLSALDRPAVLIGLPEQHSGLSCVDLDFVAAGSTCVHHLADLGHRDIALIGPSPEVYRRGTSFAGRFRLGFDSAADERRVRATAHPCGHSYDAAMACLDQVFAGDRHVTGLVVHNEAVLPDVLTGLAARGLRVPDDISVVAVCPDNMTEDGAIPLTSVAIPAPEVGDLAVRMTIRQLAGPPQPEVHLLPPRLTVRRSSTAAPAVAATHR is encoded by the coding sequence GTGGTGACCATTGTGGACGTCGCGCGGGCCGCCGGCGTCGCGCCGAGCACGGTGTCCTACGTGATCAGCGGCAAGAGACGCATCTCGCCGACCACCCGCCGACGGGTCGAGCAGTGCATCCGCGACCTCGGCTACCACCCCAACGCCGGCGCCCGCGCGCTGGCCAGCAGCCGCACCAACGTGCTCGCCCTCGCCGTGCCGCTGCGCACCGATCTCAACCTGTCGGTGATCATGCAGTTCGTGTCCTCGGTCGTCACCTCCGCCCGTGAGCACGACCTGGACCTGTTACTGCTGACCAAGGACGACGGTCCCGCCGAGCTCCGCCGGGTGGCGTCCTCCGCCATCGCCGATGCGCTCATCGTCATGGACGTCGAATCCAGCGACGGCCGCATCCCCATGCTGTCCGCCCTGGACCGGCCGGCCGTGCTGATCGGACTTCCCGAGCAGCACAGCGGCCTCAGCTGCGTCGACCTGGATTTCGTCGCCGCCGGCTCGACCTGTGTGCACCATCTCGCCGATCTCGGCCACCGTGACATCGCGTTGATCGGCCCGTCGCCCGAGGTCTACCGCCGTGGCACCAGCTTCGCCGGCCGCTTCCGCCTCGGTTTCGACTCCGCCGCCGACGAGCGCCGGGTCCGCGCCACCGCCCACCCTTGCGGCCACTCCTACGACGCCGCCATGGCCTGCCTCGACCAGGTCTTCGCCGGCGACCGCCACGTCACCGGCCTTGTCGTGCACAACGAGGCCGTGCTGCCCGACGTTCTCACCGGTCTCGCCGCCCGCGGCCTCCGTGTCCCCGACGACATCTCCGTCGTCGCGGTCTGCCCCGACAACATGACCGAGGACGGCGCCATCCCCCTCACCTCCGTCGCCATTCCCGCCCCCGAGGTCGGTGATCTGGCCGTGCGGATGACCATCCGCCAACTCGCCGGGCCGCCCCAGCCCGAGGTCCACCTCCTGCCGCCGCGCCTCACCGTGCGTCGCAGCTCCACCGCCGCCCCCGCCGTCGCAGCGACGCACCGCTGA
- a CDS encoding alkaline phosphatase family protein, with the protein MAETILPRYGERSLCEVTPSLLAALGVPGFDNVLDAERVSAACLLVIDGLGWDLLQAHAEDAPFLNAHAANREPLTAGFPSTTATSVSSFGTGLTSGTHGIVGYSFAAPELLYALPWRVNGADARETLVPEEIQPLPTLFERAGIDVTIAAPLLQRGSGLTRSVLRGGAFEPVFALGDLAAKILANRSGFCYAYHGDLDTVGHLYGPGSQAWRWQLNHIDRLVATVVAALPPGALLAVTADHGMAQMTSIVDFDTEPQLREGVRLLGGEPRARHVYAEPGAADDVREAWRNVLGDRALVVSREQAIDEGWFGPVADRVLPRIGDVIAAALGEVGIVRTVKEKFESGLLGVHGSLTPAEMRVPFLTFVGS; encoded by the coding sequence GTGGCCGAGACGATCCTGCCGCGGTACGGTGAGCGCTCGCTGTGCGAGGTGACACCGTCGCTGCTCGCGGCGCTGGGTGTGCCAGGGTTTGACAACGTGCTGGACGCCGAGCGGGTGTCGGCGGCGTGCCTGCTGGTGATCGACGGTCTCGGCTGGGACCTCCTGCAAGCCCACGCCGAGGATGCACCGTTTCTAAACGCCCACGCGGCCAACAGAGAGCCGCTGACGGCCGGATTTCCCAGCACGACGGCGACCAGCGTGTCGTCGTTCGGCACGGGGCTGACCTCCGGCACTCACGGCATCGTGGGCTACAGCTTCGCCGCGCCGGAACTGCTGTACGCGTTGCCGTGGCGGGTCAACGGCGCGGATGCGCGGGAAACCCTCGTGCCGGAGGAGATCCAGCCGTTGCCGACACTGTTCGAGCGAGCCGGCATAGACGTGACGATCGCGGCCCCCTTGCTGCAACGCGGCTCGGGCCTGACGCGGAGCGTCCTGCGCGGCGGCGCGTTCGAGCCGGTGTTCGCACTGGGCGACCTCGCCGCGAAGATCCTGGCGAACCGGAGCGGGTTCTGCTACGCGTACCACGGCGATCTGGACACCGTGGGCCACCTCTACGGGCCGGGGTCACAGGCGTGGCGGTGGCAGCTCAACCACATCGACCGGCTCGTGGCGACGGTTGTCGCCGCGTTGCCGCCGGGCGCCCTGCTCGCCGTCACAGCAGATCACGGCATGGCGCAGATGACGTCCATAGTGGACTTCGACACCGAACCCCAGCTGCGGGAAGGGGTTCGCCTGCTCGGCGGAGAGCCTCGCGCACGGCACGTCTACGCCGAACCGGGCGCCGCCGACGACGTACGAGAGGCGTGGCGGAACGTGTTGGGCGACAGGGCGTTGGTCGTCAGTCGAGAGCAGGCGATCGACGAGGGCTGGTTCGGCCCGGTCGCCGATCGCGTGCTGCCGAGGATCGGCGACGTCATCGCGGCGGCCCTCGGCGAGGTCGGCATCGTCCGCACGGTCAAGGAGAAGTTCGAGTCGGGCCTCCTCGGCGTGCACGGCTCGCTGACGCCCGCCGAGATGCGGGTGCCGTTCCTGACCTTCGTCGGCAGCTAA